One Vespula pensylvanica isolate Volc-1 chromosome 1, ASM1446617v1, whole genome shotgun sequence genomic region harbors:
- the LOC122628804 gene encoding sorting and assembly machinery component 50 homolog B isoform X1 — MGTVYAKDQGTPKNMDQHFTSKMMHKKQNELQDSHYNKEQDFEKHQNIQTRVIHLQTIKARVDKIHIDGLGRTKDDIIKSQVSELFKAHDFQEVIMRAHKVRGKLEALGCFKNIGIFIDISEGPNATPEGVEVTFTVREMKRLMGSVNTMVGNNEGSVIIGAKAPNIFGRGEKVQVEYAYGNKSSTNINISAIKPLLDDWLHTILTGSLYSTSSDFPWSGYTERDNGLLLDVACNSGAINILKHNFQYEASFRQVSCSRQASFSVREQCGPSLKSALRHICSLDKRDAKLFPTRGNLIQFSSEVAGLGGDIGFIKNELLMQSNWSPHKYLTFQLAAQAGLLRSINNDMKISIIDHFFLGGPLNVRGFDIRGCGPRNEGNAVGGDVYWAAALHVYTPLPFRPGRNGFGDLFKLHGFINGGNLSNFTAKLANNYKENMKIFTDNVRCSVGAGIAMELGSVARVELNVIMPLLFVRNDALRQFQFGIGVQYL; from the exons atggGAACAGTTTATGCTAAg gATCAGGGTACACCAAAAAATATGGATCAACATTTCACGAGTAAAATGAtgcataaaaaacaaaacgaattacaagat tcaCATTATAATAAAGAACAGGATTTTGAAAAACATCAAAACATACAGACACGAGTAATTCATTTACAAACAATAAAA gcACGTGTTGACAAAATACATATTGATGGACTTGGCCGTACAAaggatgatataataaaatcacaaGTTTCAGAACTTTTTAAAGCTCATGATTTTCAAGAAGTTATTATGCGTGCTCATAAAGTACGAGGGAAATTGGAGGCTTTAGGATGCTTTAAGAATATTGGAATCTTTATTGATATAAGTGAAGGTCCTAATGCTACCCCAGAAGGTGTAGAA GTTACTTTCACTGTTCGAGAAATGAAACGTCTGATGGGATCAGTAAATACAATGGTTGGTAATAATGAAGGATCAGTTATTATTGGAGCAAAGGCTCCTAATATTTttggaagaggagaaaaagttCAAGTAGAATATGCATATGGCAATAAGAGCTCgactaatataaatatctcaGCTATTAAACCACTTTTGGATGACTGGTTGCatacaat attaaCAGGTAGCTTATACAGCACATCAAGTGATTTTCCATGGTCTggatatacagagagagataatggGCTTTTACTAGATGTAGCTTGCAATTCTGgagcaataaatatattaaaacataattttcaatatgaaGCATCATTCAGACAAGTTAGTTGCTCTAGACAGGCATCATTTAGTGTTCGTGAACAATGTGGTCCAAGCTTAAAATCTGCCTTAAGACACATTTGTTCACTCGATAAAAGAGATGCTAAACTATTTCCAACTAGAGGAAATCTTATCCAATTTTCAAGCGAAGTTGCTGGTTTAGGTGGAGATAttggatttataaaaaatgaacttCTGATGCAGAGCAATTGGTCACCACATAAATATCTT acGTTCCAACTGGCTGCTCAAGCAGGATTATTAAGAAGTATTAACAATGATATGAAAATAAGTATTATTGACCACTTTTTCTTGGGTGGGCCCTTAAATGTTAGGGGTTTTGACATTAGAGGTTGCGGCCCTCGTAATGAAGGTAATGCTGTAGGCGGTGACGTATATTGGGCAGCTGCTTTACATGTTTATACACCTCTTCCATTCAGGCCAGGTCGTAATGGTTTTGGTGATCTATTCAAACTACATGGTTTTATCAATGGTGGTaatctttctaattttacTGCTAAACTTG ctaataattataaagaaaatatgaagataTTCACAGATAATGTTCGTTGTTCTGTTGGAGCAGGAATTGCGATGGAGCTTGGAAGTGTTGCAAGAGTagaattaaatgtaataatgcctttattatttgttagaaACGATGCATTGCGACAGTTTCAATTTGGTATTGGTGTACAGTACTTatga
- the LOC122628804 gene encoding sorting and assembly machinery component 50 homolog B isoform X3, whose translation MGTVYAKDQGTPKNMDQHFTSKMMHKKQNELQDSHYNKEQDFEKHQNIQTRVIHLQTIKARVDKIHIDGLGRTKDDIIKSQVSELFKAHDFQEVIMRAHKVRGKLEALGCFKNIGIFIDISEGPNATPEGVEVTFTVREMKRLMGSVNTMVGNNEGSVIIGAKAPNIFGRGEKVQVEYAYGNKSSTNINISAIKPLLDDWLHTILTGSLYSTSSDFPWSGYTERDNGLLLDVACNSGAINILKHNFQYEASFRQVSCSRQASFSVREQCGPSLKSALRHICSLDKRDAKLFPTRGNLIQFSSEVAGLGGDIGFIKNELLMQSNWSPHKYLTFQLAAQAGLLRSINNDMKISIIDHFFLGGPLNVRGFDIRGCGPRNEGQVVMVLVIYSNYMVLSMVVIFLILLLNLLIIIKKI comes from the exons atggGAACAGTTTATGCTAAg gATCAGGGTACACCAAAAAATATGGATCAACATTTCACGAGTAAAATGAtgcataaaaaacaaaacgaattacaagat tcaCATTATAATAAAGAACAGGATTTTGAAAAACATCAAAACATACAGACACGAGTAATTCATTTACAAACAATAAAA gcACGTGTTGACAAAATACATATTGATGGACTTGGCCGTACAAaggatgatataataaaatcacaaGTTTCAGAACTTTTTAAAGCTCATGATTTTCAAGAAGTTATTATGCGTGCTCATAAAGTACGAGGGAAATTGGAGGCTTTAGGATGCTTTAAGAATATTGGAATCTTTATTGATATAAGTGAAGGTCCTAATGCTACCCCAGAAGGTGTAGAA GTTACTTTCACTGTTCGAGAAATGAAACGTCTGATGGGATCAGTAAATACAATGGTTGGTAATAATGAAGGATCAGTTATTATTGGAGCAAAGGCTCCTAATATTTttggaagaggagaaaaagttCAAGTAGAATATGCATATGGCAATAAGAGCTCgactaatataaatatctcaGCTATTAAACCACTTTTGGATGACTGGTTGCatacaat attaaCAGGTAGCTTATACAGCACATCAAGTGATTTTCCATGGTCTggatatacagagagagataatggGCTTTTACTAGATGTAGCTTGCAATTCTGgagcaataaatatattaaaacataattttcaatatgaaGCATCATTCAGACAAGTTAGTTGCTCTAGACAGGCATCATTTAGTGTTCGTGAACAATGTGGTCCAAGCTTAAAATCTGCCTTAAGACACATTTGTTCACTCGATAAAAGAGATGCTAAACTATTTCCAACTAGAGGAAATCTTATCCAATTTTCAAGCGAAGTTGCTGGTTTAGGTGGAGATAttggatttataaaaaatgaacttCTGATGCAGAGCAATTGGTCACCACATAAATATCTT acGTTCCAACTGGCTGCTCAAGCAGGATTATTAAGAAGTATTAACAATGATATGAAAATAAGTATTATTGACCACTTTTTCTTGGGTGGGCCCTTAAATGTTAGGGGTTTTGACATTAGAGGTTGCGGCCCTCGTAATGAAG GCCAGGTCGTAATGGTTTTGGTGATCTATTCAAACTACATGGTTTTATCAATGGTGGTaatctttctaattttacTGCTAAACTTG ctaataattataaagaaaatatga
- the LOC122628804 gene encoding sorting and assembly machinery component 50 homolog B isoform X2, which yields MGTVYAKSHYNKEQDFEKHQNIQTRVIHLQTIKARVDKIHIDGLGRTKDDIIKSQVSELFKAHDFQEVIMRAHKVRGKLEALGCFKNIGIFIDISEGPNATPEGVEVTFTVREMKRLMGSVNTMVGNNEGSVIIGAKAPNIFGRGEKVQVEYAYGNKSSTNINISAIKPLLDDWLHTILTGSLYSTSSDFPWSGYTERDNGLLLDVACNSGAINILKHNFQYEASFRQVSCSRQASFSVREQCGPSLKSALRHICSLDKRDAKLFPTRGNLIQFSSEVAGLGGDIGFIKNELLMQSNWSPHKYLTFQLAAQAGLLRSINNDMKISIIDHFFLGGPLNVRGFDIRGCGPRNEGNAVGGDVYWAAALHVYTPLPFRPGRNGFGDLFKLHGFINGGNLSNFTAKLANNYKENMKIFTDNVRCSVGAGIAMELGSVARVELNVIMPLLFVRNDALRQFQFGIGVQYL from the exons atggGAACAGTTTATGCTAAg tcaCATTATAATAAAGAACAGGATTTTGAAAAACATCAAAACATACAGACACGAGTAATTCATTTACAAACAATAAAA gcACGTGTTGACAAAATACATATTGATGGACTTGGCCGTACAAaggatgatataataaaatcacaaGTTTCAGAACTTTTTAAAGCTCATGATTTTCAAGAAGTTATTATGCGTGCTCATAAAGTACGAGGGAAATTGGAGGCTTTAGGATGCTTTAAGAATATTGGAATCTTTATTGATATAAGTGAAGGTCCTAATGCTACCCCAGAAGGTGTAGAA GTTACTTTCACTGTTCGAGAAATGAAACGTCTGATGGGATCAGTAAATACAATGGTTGGTAATAATGAAGGATCAGTTATTATTGGAGCAAAGGCTCCTAATATTTttggaagaggagaaaaagttCAAGTAGAATATGCATATGGCAATAAGAGCTCgactaatataaatatctcaGCTATTAAACCACTTTTGGATGACTGGTTGCatacaat attaaCAGGTAGCTTATACAGCACATCAAGTGATTTTCCATGGTCTggatatacagagagagataatggGCTTTTACTAGATGTAGCTTGCAATTCTGgagcaataaatatattaaaacataattttcaatatgaaGCATCATTCAGACAAGTTAGTTGCTCTAGACAGGCATCATTTAGTGTTCGTGAACAATGTGGTCCAAGCTTAAAATCTGCCTTAAGACACATTTGTTCACTCGATAAAAGAGATGCTAAACTATTTCCAACTAGAGGAAATCTTATCCAATTTTCAAGCGAAGTTGCTGGTTTAGGTGGAGATAttggatttataaaaaatgaacttCTGATGCAGAGCAATTGGTCACCACATAAATATCTT acGTTCCAACTGGCTGCTCAAGCAGGATTATTAAGAAGTATTAACAATGATATGAAAATAAGTATTATTGACCACTTTTTCTTGGGTGGGCCCTTAAATGTTAGGGGTTTTGACATTAGAGGTTGCGGCCCTCGTAATGAAGGTAATGCTGTAGGCGGTGACGTATATTGGGCAGCTGCTTTACATGTTTATACACCTCTTCCATTCAGGCCAGGTCGTAATGGTTTTGGTGATCTATTCAAACTACATGGTTTTATCAATGGTGGTaatctttctaattttacTGCTAAACTTG ctaataattataaagaaaatatgaagataTTCACAGATAATGTTCGTTGTTCTGTTGGAGCAGGAATTGCGATGGAGCTTGGAAGTGTTGCAAGAGTagaattaaatgtaataatgcctttattatttgttagaaACGATGCATTGCGACAGTTTCAATTTGGTATTGGTGTACAGTACTTatga
- the LOC122628813 gene encoding palmitoyltransferase ZDHHC6 isoform X2 gives MCTGQLKKICHLGPLVALGMIKIITMMTIHCSRQCWPPEESFGAKINFCLFFILSGCTLFHFISAISEGPGFLPLNWMPEKITDIQFLQYCTICQGYKAPRSHHCRKCNRCVLKMDHHCPWINNCVGHHNHGHFTAFLASAVGGCSISIFILFSWVVTLLSVKPIPFPSPPFFILVLVIFTIGLSIGVILTVGMLLFFQIKAILTNKTEIEDWIVEKAYHRRFGTNEKFVYPYSKGWLFNMKQVFTWDCSPVGDGIHWPVIDSCDQFTLTKEQLVQKVDKRKRARKFRIIKPSYGSWVPIRYGCGVLCNPPYTDETRIKLNVGDIVIVTRWRRYWLFGEKEQETVNDVPVKRIRGWFPRPCAIEIIENSQYYFKSSKSD, from the exons atgtGTACCggccaattaaaaaaaatatgtcattTGGGACCACTCGTTGCTTTAG gaatgataaaaattatcacaATGATGACGATACATTGTAGTAGACAATGCTGGCCACCTGAAGAAAGTTTTGGggcaaaaataaatttttgtttattttttattcttagcGGATGtactctttttcattttattagtGCAATTTCTGAGGGTCCTGGTTTTTTACCACTAAACTGGATGCcg gAAAAAATAACAGATATTCAATTTTTGCAATATTGTACAATTTGTCAAGGATATAAAGCACCAAGATCTCATCATTGCAGGAAAT GTAATCGTTGTGTTCTAAAAATGGATCACCATTGTCCATGGATAAACAATTGTGTTGGTCATCATAATCATGGACATTTTACAGCATTTTTAGCAAGTGCAGTTGGTGGCTGTTCCATTTCCAtcttcatattattttcttgggTTGTAACTTTATTATCAGTCAAACCTATACCATTCCCATCAccacctttttttattttggtttTAGTTATTTTTACCATTGGTTTATCAATTGGTGTGATTTTAACAGTAGGAAtgttacttttctttcaa aTAAAGGCTATTCTGACaaacaaaacagaaatagAGGATTGGATAGTAGAGAAAGCATATCATCGTAGATTTGGTACTAATGAGAAATTCGTCTATCCATATTCAAAGGGATGGCTATTTAATATGAAACAAGTTTTTACTTGGGATTGTTCTCCTGTAGGTGACGGCATACATTGGCCTGTGATTGATAGTTGCGATCAATTCACATTAAcg aaagagCAATTAGTACAAAAAGTGGATAAACGGAAAAGGGCGCGTAaatttagaataataaaaccTTCTTATGGCTCATGGGTACCAATTCGATATGGTTGTGGTGTATTGTGTAATCCTCCTTATACAGACGAAAcacgaattaaattaaacgtaGGAGATATTGTGATTGTTACTCGATGGCGAAG atattggTTATTCGGAGAAAAGGAGCAAGAAACTGTAAATGATGTTCCCGTAAAACGAATACGAGGATGGTTCCCACGACCTTGTGCAATTGAAATCATAGAAAATagtcaatattattttaaatcatctAAGTCTGATTAA
- the LOC122628813 gene encoding palmitoyltransferase ZDHHC6 isoform X1, which yields MCTGQLKKICHLGPLVALGMIKIITMMTIHCSRQCWPPEESFGAKINFCLFFILSGCTLFHFISAISEGPGFLPLNWMPEKITDIQFLQYCTICQGYKAPRSHHCRKCNRCVLKMDHHCPWINNCVGHHNHGHFTAFLASAVGGCSISIFILFSWIKAILTNKTEIEDWIVEKAYHRRFGTNEKFVYPYSKGWLFNMKQVFTWDCSPVGDGIHWPVIDSCDQFTLTKEQLVQKVDKRKRARKFRIIKPSYGSWVPIRYGCGVLCNPPYTDETRIKLNVGDIVIVTRWRRYWLFGEKEQETVNDVPVKRIRGWFPRPCAIEIIENSQYYFKSSKSD from the exons atgtGTACCggccaattaaaaaaaatatgtcattTGGGACCACTCGTTGCTTTAG gaatgataaaaattatcacaATGATGACGATACATTGTAGTAGACAATGCTGGCCACCTGAAGAAAGTTTTGGggcaaaaataaatttttgtttattttttattcttagcGGATGtactctttttcattttattagtGCAATTTCTGAGGGTCCTGGTTTTTTACCACTAAACTGGATGCcg gAAAAAATAACAGATATTCAATTTTTGCAATATTGTACAATTTGTCAAGGATATAAAGCACCAAGATCTCATCATTGCAGGAAAT GTAATCGTTGTGTTCTAAAAATGGATCACCATTGTCCATGGATAAACAATTGTGTTGGTCATCATAATCATGGACATTTTACAGCATTTTTAGCAAGTGCAGTTGGTGGCTGTTCCATTTCCAtcttcatattattttcttgg aTAAAGGCTATTCTGACaaacaaaacagaaatagAGGATTGGATAGTAGAGAAAGCATATCATCGTAGATTTGGTACTAATGAGAAATTCGTCTATCCATATTCAAAGGGATGGCTATTTAATATGAAACAAGTTTTTACTTGGGATTGTTCTCCTGTAGGTGACGGCATACATTGGCCTGTGATTGATAGTTGCGATCAATTCACATTAAcg aaagagCAATTAGTACAAAAAGTGGATAAACGGAAAAGGGCGCGTAaatttagaataataaaaccTTCTTATGGCTCATGGGTACCAATTCGATATGGTTGTGGTGTATTGTGTAATCCTCCTTATACAGACGAAAcacgaattaaattaaacgtaGGAGATATTGTGATTGTTACTCGATGGCGAAG atattggTTATTCGGAGAAAAGGAGCAAGAAACTGTAAATGATGTTCCCGTAAAACGAATACGAGGATGGTTCCCACGACCTTGTGCAATTGAAATCATAGAAAATagtcaatattattttaaatcatctAAGTCTGATTAA
- the LOC122637380 gene encoding putative defense protein 3, translating to MSWFRNLIFTLSTIALSTIPVSGFPDGAPVDACVKPRPNQPYHGDARSQPLDKNPYTLVASSSEYVPGSQITVTISGSSFKGFFLQARDSNTNAWIGSWAQTPNTNTHPECSAVTHADPREKQQATLIWNAPPNTRGQVYFTGTVLKEYAIFWSDLVARVV from the exons ATGAGTTGGTTTAGGAATCTTATATTCACGTTATCAACGATTGCCCTTTCTACGATTCCCGTTTCTGGTTTTCCTGATGGTGCACCAGTAGACGCATGTGTTAAACCACGACCGAATCAACCCTATCATGGGGATGCACGTAGTCAACCCTTGGATAAAAACCCCTATACGTTAGTAGCTTCGTCATCAGAATATGTTCCAGGATCGCAAATTACCG TAACTATCAGTGGTTCATCTTTCAAAGGATTTTTCTTACAAGCACGCGATTCTAATACCAATGCCTGGATTGGTTCTTGGGCACAAACTCCAAATACAAATACCCATCCTGAATGCAGTGCTGTAACGCACGCAGATCCACGTGAAAAACAACAAGCAACTCTTATTTGGAATGCACCACCAAATACTCGAGGCCAGGTTTACTTTAC tGGTACcgttttaaaagaatatgCGATATTTTGGTCGGATTTGGTTGCACGTGTGgtctaa
- the LOC122637336 gene encoding uncharacterized protein LOC122637336 isoform X3, with protein sequence MTIRSSVGKPSSPSETATMSIFSPSYVRMWNLNMHLICAIAFCFLIALDRPVFGQPDPPESTTIEDRGNKKFGDSCEADRDCGFDGSYCETKKNICTCKEEFKVTNHIDKCGHPANVNESCFFHEQCEARVSQTECRDSRCICIFEKIPVTQPNGVIVCIAENKEPPSLQYVDPAMIGVLVGMALMFIIICVVLRLFSKARWRENRTIFNTPNARLMNVSLLRDNKLLHTQERRGSRASVRVPSRQPSMVSLRAHSPNASQGIRA encoded by the exons ATGACAATACGTTCGAGCGTTGGTAAACCGTCGTCGCCAAGTGAAACGGCGACGATGTCGATCTTCTCTCCGTCTTACGTCAGGATGTGGAATTTAAATATGCATTTGATCTGCGCCATCGCCTTCTGCTTCTTAATTGCCCTCGACCGGCCGGTCTTTGGCCAACCGGATCCACCTGAATCGACCACCATCGAAG atCGAGGTAACAAGAAATTTGGCGACAGTTGTGAAGCTGACCGCGACTGTGGCTTCGATGGATCTTATtgtgaaacgaagaagaatatatgtacctgtaaagaagaatttaaagTCACGAATCATATTGACAAATGTGGACACC cgGCGAACGTTAACGAAAGCTGCTTCTTTCACGAACAATGCGAGGCACGAGTCAGCCAAACAGAGTGCAGGGACAGTCGATGCATTTGCATCTTCGAGAAGATTCCGGTGACACAGCCCAACGGTGTCATAGTTTGCATTG CCGAGAACAAAGAACCACCCAGTTTGCAATATGTGGACCCAGCGATGATCGGAGTTCTCGTTGGCATGGCATTGATGTTCATCATTATATGCGTCGTCCTTAGACTTTTCAGCAA AGCACGTTGGCGAgagaatcgaacgattttcaacACTCCTAATGCACGATTGATGAACGTATCCTTGTTAAGGGACAACAAACTTCTACATACCCAGGAACGTCGTGGTTCTAGGGCAAGTGTACGCGTACCATCGAGGCAACCCTCGATGGTCTCCTTGCGTGCACATTCGCCAAACGCCTCGCAAG GTATTCGTGCTTAA
- the LOC122637336 gene encoding uncharacterized protein LOC122637336 isoform X1, which produces MTIRSSVGKPSSPSETATMSIFSPSYVRMWNLNMHLICAIAFCFLIALDRPVFGQPDPPESTTIEDRGNKKFGDSCEADRDCGFDGSYCETKKNICTCKEEFKVTNHIDKCGHPANVNESCFFHEQCEARVSQTECRDSRCICIFEKIPVTQPNGVIVCIAENKEPPSLQYVDPAMIGVLVGMALMFIIICVVLRLFSKARWRENRTIFNTPNARLMNVSLLRDNKLLHTQERRGSRASVRVPSRQPSMVSLRAHSPNASQGAKHSQHSQHRVSRSRTGSRRGSRGSSGNSSAVSTKSNNKSPPNNPQNNVTDPVLENVTVEILEPKT; this is translated from the exons ATGACAATACGTTCGAGCGTTGGTAAACCGTCGTCGCCAAGTGAAACGGCGACGATGTCGATCTTCTCTCCGTCTTACGTCAGGATGTGGAATTTAAATATGCATTTGATCTGCGCCATCGCCTTCTGCTTCTTAATTGCCCTCGACCGGCCGGTCTTTGGCCAACCGGATCCACCTGAATCGACCACCATCGAAG atCGAGGTAACAAGAAATTTGGCGACAGTTGTGAAGCTGACCGCGACTGTGGCTTCGATGGATCTTATtgtgaaacgaagaagaatatatgtacctgtaaagaagaatttaaagTCACGAATCATATTGACAAATGTGGACACC cgGCGAACGTTAACGAAAGCTGCTTCTTTCACGAACAATGCGAGGCACGAGTCAGCCAAACAGAGTGCAGGGACAGTCGATGCATTTGCATCTTCGAGAAGATTCCGGTGACACAGCCCAACGGTGTCATAGTTTGCATTG CCGAGAACAAAGAACCACCCAGTTTGCAATATGTGGACCCAGCGATGATCGGAGTTCTCGTTGGCATGGCATTGATGTTCATCATTATATGCGTCGTCCTTAGACTTTTCAGCAA AGCACGTTGGCGAgagaatcgaacgattttcaacACTCCTAATGCACGATTGATGAACGTATCCTTGTTAAGGGACAACAAACTTCTACATACCCAGGAACGTCGTGGTTCTAGGGCAAGTGTACGCGTACCATCGAGGCAACCCTCGATGGTCTCCTTGCGTGCACATTCGCCAAACGCCTCGCAAGGTGCGAAACACTCTCAGCACTCTCAGCACAGAGTGAGCC GGTCACGTACAGGATCACGACGTGGTAGCCGTGGTAGCAGTGGCAACTCATCGGCCGTATCAACCAAATCAAACAACAAATCTCCACCAAATAATCCTCAAAACAACGTGACGGATCCGGTCTTGGAAAACGTCACCGTTGAGATTCTCGAACCCAAAACGTAG
- the LOC122637336 gene encoding uncharacterized protein LOC122637336 isoform X2 encodes MTIRSSVGKPSSPSETATMSIFSPSYVRMWNLNMHLICAIAFCFLIALDRPVFGQPDPPESTTIEDRGNKKFGDSCEADRDCGFDGSYCETKKNICTCKEEFKVTNHIDKCGHPANVNESCFFHEQCEARVSQTECRDSRCICIFEKIPVTQPNGVIVCIAENKEPPSLQYVDPAMIGVLVGMALMFIIICVVLRLFSKARWRENRTIFNTPNARLMNVSLLRDNKLLHTQERRGSRASVRVPSRQPSMVSLRAHSPNASQGSRTGSRRGSRGSSGNSSAVSTKSNNKSPPNNPQNNVTDPVLENVTVEILEPKT; translated from the exons ATGACAATACGTTCGAGCGTTGGTAAACCGTCGTCGCCAAGTGAAACGGCGACGATGTCGATCTTCTCTCCGTCTTACGTCAGGATGTGGAATTTAAATATGCATTTGATCTGCGCCATCGCCTTCTGCTTCTTAATTGCCCTCGACCGGCCGGTCTTTGGCCAACCGGATCCACCTGAATCGACCACCATCGAAG atCGAGGTAACAAGAAATTTGGCGACAGTTGTGAAGCTGACCGCGACTGTGGCTTCGATGGATCTTATtgtgaaacgaagaagaatatatgtacctgtaaagaagaatttaaagTCACGAATCATATTGACAAATGTGGACACC cgGCGAACGTTAACGAAAGCTGCTTCTTTCACGAACAATGCGAGGCACGAGTCAGCCAAACAGAGTGCAGGGACAGTCGATGCATTTGCATCTTCGAGAAGATTCCGGTGACACAGCCCAACGGTGTCATAGTTTGCATTG CCGAGAACAAAGAACCACCCAGTTTGCAATATGTGGACCCAGCGATGATCGGAGTTCTCGTTGGCATGGCATTGATGTTCATCATTATATGCGTCGTCCTTAGACTTTTCAGCAA AGCACGTTGGCGAgagaatcgaacgattttcaacACTCCTAATGCACGATTGATGAACGTATCCTTGTTAAGGGACAACAAACTTCTACATACCCAGGAACGTCGTGGTTCTAGGGCAAGTGTACGCGTACCATCGAGGCAACCCTCGATGGTCTCCTTGCGTGCACATTCGCCAAACGCCTCGCAAG GGTCACGTACAGGATCACGACGTGGTAGCCGTGGTAGCAGTGGCAACTCATCGGCCGTATCAACCAAATCAAACAACAAATCTCCACCAAATAATCCTCAAAACAACGTGACGGATCCGGTCTTGGAAAACGTCACCGTTGAGATTCTCGAACCCAAAACGTAG